Within the Arachis duranensis cultivar V14167 chromosome 10, aradu.V14167.gnm2.J7QH, whole genome shotgun sequence genome, the region attaggggaggtagaaatatttgaagtgcgatttagagcgctaatgttaaaggttttggtccaaaattgggccaacggacaaaaataagtgaattgggcctaagtgggcccaagatccaacatatataaacattagttatgagcatttcagctcatttttacCCTAAAAGAGAGGTTGGGGTGCTGAAATAGTGAAGAGAGGAGAGAAgggagaaaacctaactctctttgatcttcaaatcaccataacttgagctacggagctccgattgacgagccgtttgcggccacgcgtcgctcttctcatcctctacaattctatctaagttttgtggtgagtattccattcatctctgcccagttttcaaAATTCCCCATTGTTATATGTTTTTgggtagttagtgttgaaatcttgtgattttgggtgtttagcgatactccaacatggattctaagtggNNNNNNNNNNNNNNNNNNNNNNNNNNNNNNNNNNNNNNNNNNNNNNNNNNNNNNNNNNNNNNNNNNNNNNNNNNNNNNNNNNNNNNNNNNNNNNNNNNNNNNNNNNNNNNNNNNNNNNNNNNNNNNNNNNNNNNNNNNNNNNNNNNNNNNNNNNNNNNNNNNNNNNNNNNNNNNNNNNNNNNNNNNNNNNNNNNNNNNNNNNNNNNNNNNNNNNNNNNNNNNNNNNNNNNNNNNNNNNNNNNNNNNNNNNNNNNNNNNNNNNNNNNNNNNNNNNNNNNNNNNNNNNNNNNNNNNNNNNNNNNNNNNNNNNNNNNNNNNNNNNNNNNNNNNNNNNNNNNNNNNNNNNNNNNNNNNNNNNNNNNNNNNNNNNNNNNNNNNNNNNNNNNNNNNNNNNNNNNNNNNNNNNNNNNNNNNNNNNNNNNNNNNNNNNNNNNNNNNNNNNNNNNNNNNNNNNNNNNNNNNNNNNNNNNNNNNNNNNNNNNNNNNNNNNNNNNNNNNNNNNNNNNNNNNNNNNNNNNNNNNNNNNNNNNNNNNNNNNNNNNNNNNNNNNNNNNNNNNNNNNNNNNNNNNNNNNNNNNNNNNNNNNNNNNNNNNNNNNNNNNNNNNNNNNNNNNNNNNNNNNNNNNNNNNNNNNNNNNNNNNNNNNNNNNNNNNNNNNNNNNNNNNNNNNNNNNNNNNNNNNNNNNNNNNNNNNNNNNNNNNNNNNNNNNNNNNNNNNNNNNNNNNNNNNNNNNNNNNNNNNNNNNNNNNNNNNNNNNNNNNNNNNNNNNNNNNNNNNNNNNNNNNNNNNNNNNNNNNNNNNNNNNNNNNNNNNNNNNNNNNNNNNNNNNNNNNNNNNNNNNNNNNNNNNNNNNNNNNNNNNNNNNNNNNNNNNNNNNNNNNNNNNNNNNNNNNNNNNNNNNNNNNNNNNNNNNNNNNNNNNNNNNNNNNNNNNNNNNNNNNNNNNNNNNNNNNNNNNNNNNNNNNNNNNNNNNNNNNNNNNNNNNNNNNNNNNNNNNNNNNNNNNNNNNNNNNNNNNNNNNNNNNNNNNNNNNNNNNNNNNNNNNNNNNNNNNNNNNNNNNNNNNNNNNNNNNNNNNNNNNNNNNNNNNNNNNNNNNNNNNNNNNNNNNNNNNNNNNNNNNNNNNNNNNNNNNNNNNNNNNNNNNNNNNNNNNNNNNNNNNNNNNNNNNNNNNNNNNNNNNNNNNNNNNNNNNNNNNNNNNNNNNNNNNNNNNNNNNNNNNNNNNNNNNNNNNNNNNNNNNNNNNNNNNNNNNNNNNNNNNNNNNNNNNNNNNNNNNNNNNNNNNNNNNNNNNNNNNNNNNNNNNNNNNNNNNNNNNNNNNNNNNNNNNNNNNNNNNNNNNNNNNNNNNNNNNNNNNNNNNNNNNNNNNNNNNNNNNNNNNNNNNNNNNNNNNNNNNNNNNNNNNNNNNNNNNNNNNNNNNNNNNNNNNNNNNNNNNNNNNNNNNNNNNNNNNNNNNNNNNNNNNNNNNNNNNNNNNNNNNNNNNNNNNNNNNNNNNNNNNNNNNNNNNNNNNNNNNNNNNNNNNNNNNNNNNNNNNNNNNNNNNNNNNNNNNNNNNNNNNNNNNNNNNNNNNNNNNNNNNNNNNNNNNNNNNNNNNNNNNNNNNNNNNNNNNNNNNNNNNNNNNNNNNNNNNNNNNNNNNNNNNNNNNNNNNNNNNNNNNNNNNNNNNNNNNNNNNNNNNNNNNNNNNNNNNNNNNNNNNNNNNNNNNNNNNNNNNNNNNNNNNNNNNNNNNNNNNNNNNNNNNNNNNNNNNNNNNNNNNNNNNNNNNNNNNNNNNNNNNNNNNNNNNNNNNNNNNNNNNNNNNNNNNNNNNNNNNNNNNNNNNNNNNNNNNNNNNNNNNNNNNNNNNNNNNNNNNNNNNNNNNNNNNNNNNNNNNNNNNNNNNNNNNNNNNNNNNNNNNNNNNNNNNNNNNNNNNNNNNNNNNNNNNNNNNNNNNNNNNNNNNNNNNNNNNNNNNNNNNNNNNNNNNNNNNNNNNNNNNNNNNNNNNNNNNNNNNNNNNNNNNNNNNNNNNNNNNNNNNNNNNNNNNNNNNNNNNNNNNNNNNNNNNNNNNNNNNNNNNNNNNNNNNNNNNNNNNNNNNNNNNNNNNNNNNNNNNNNNNNNNNNNNNNNNNNNNNNNNNNNNNNNNNNNNNNNNNNNNNNNNNNNNNNNNNNNNNNNNNNNNNNNNNNNNNNNNNNNNNNNNNNNNNNNNNNNNNNNNNNNNNNNNNNNNNNNNNNNNNNNNNNNNNNNNNNNNNNNNNNNNNNNNNNNNNNNNNNNNNNNNNNNNNNNNNNNNNNNNNNNNNNNNNNNNNNNNNNNNNNNNNNNNNNNNNNNNNNNNNNNNNNNNNNNNNNNNNNNNNNNNNNNNNNNNNNNNNNNNNNNNNNNNNNNNNNNNNNNNNNNNNNNNNNNNNNNNNNNNNNNNNNNNNNNNNNNNNNNNNNNNNNNNNNNNNNNNNNNNNNNNNNNNNNNNNNNNNNNNNNNNNNNNNNNNNNNNNNNNNNNNNNNNNNNNNNNNNNNNNNNNNNNNNNNNNNNNNNNNNNNNNNNNNNNNNNNNNNNNNNNNNNNNNNNNNNNNNNNNNNNNNNNNNNNNNNNNNNNNNNNNNNNNNNNNNNNNNNNNNNNNNNNNNNNNNNNNNNNNNNNNNNNNNNNNNNNNNNNNNNNNNNNNNNNNNNNNNNNNNNNNNNNNNNNNNNNNNNNNNNNNNNNNNNNNNNNNNNNNNNNNNNNNNNNNNNNNNNNNNNNNNNNNNNNNNNNNNNNNNNNNNNNNNNNNNNNNNNNNNNNNNNNNNNNNNNNNNNNNNNNNNNNNNNNNNNNNNNNNNNNNNNNNNNNNNNNNNNNNNNNNNNNNNNNNNNNNNNNNNNNNNNNNNNNNNNNNNNNNNNNNNNNNNNNNNNNNNNNNNNNNNNNNNNNNNNNNNNNNNNNNNNNNNNNNNNNNNNNNNNNNNNNNNNNNNNNNNNNNNNNNNNNNNNNNNNNNNNNNNNNNNNNNNNNNNNNNNNNNNNNNNNNNNNNNNNNNNNNNNNNNNNNNNNNNNNNNNNNNNNNNNNNNNNNNNNNNNNNNNNNNNNNNNNNNNNNNNNNNNNNNNNNNNNNNNNNNNNNNNNNNNNNNNNNNNNNNNNNNcttagaatctctccacctttgttttgaaaagattatattatgtgttgaactcttttggaacttgcctatagaggctcttatgtttcctttgggagagattaggatatattgttgtcaactactttcatacggtaccctagccggcctaaacttcgcgggtcgcgactagtggctatttacttatgttatatatatctatctgttatctgtctcttaatctcctttatgccttgtccgtatatcgctttcggcttcacgttttaacttttcgttgtcgaaacgtgagtgatacgtcttcgcgattttatttctactcttttcaggcttctcaaTTAATACTCCTTTTGAAATTACCTatagttatatattaaaaatccacctgagagtcgtaccaccgtaatatcattgacttatgactcgagcataaggatttgaatattatgGTGTTACACTATTCAATTGTGAAATTGACTTATTATAATATTTgtgatataaataaaattttaaataaaataattattataatcgagactattttaataaagaatattaatacaatatattattatatagatAATACacttttttatcttaaataacTTTCTAAAAAAACACTAATAATTTGAgttctatttaattaaaaaattaaatttcaatttaaatatcATCTAATTAGTTAgtatcataaaattaattattactatttttataagttgatttatttatttttaatttttatactaaatcaaatttaacaagataattattattgtaagttaagtttaacaaaataatttttaacataaaatacaagaaaataatttatattttattttaggaataaacatatataataaaggGACAACTATGTACatctatatattaattattagagtATTTATCCATTTTGATCCTCAAAGAATTTGAGATCAGACACTTTAAtccccaactaaaattaattactcgattggtcccTAACATTTAATTTCGTTAGACACTTAGGTCCTTGGCCCCATCAACTCTAACGGAAGACAAAATAGTCACTGACAACTCTAACCGGGATAAAATGATCCCTAACCCCTTTGTTCGAAAACAACACTATTCTTCTCCAATTttcatcatatctcgcataatcCTAACATTTATACTCTCCTTCTTTACCTTCACAGtcttctttttccattttttccttcctcctcttcaaCTCCAAGATCAAGCCATGGTGTAACTGCTACGGTATCGCACCTATCTCAACATGTCATGAACCACACAATTCATAAATCTCTATGACTGGTACACTCACCCTCTCCGCACTTCACCCACCATAAGCATCCACCTCTACGTCCTTGATAATAGCATCTTCTCCAACCCCAACAACATCCACCACATCGTTAAACCAAGTTCCACAACTACCCTAAGGACACACTTTTCTCCATTCTGCGGTAAGCATtatagattgttggacattAGGACATCATGATAAGATTCTCGTACAACATCATACACAAATTCTCATTTGGAATGGACCCGAGTGCTTCATTCATTTTTTCTCAGAGTCCAAGTTAGCAGATAGTTTCGACCTTACATCCAAACTATCAGTACAACAAGCAATGTCGCCGTTGCCGCTCATATGAAAACTGAAGCAATTACTGAACATTGGTTTGGAGAAGAAGTTGAATGAAGCGATCGGAGTAATGGACAATGTGGTCATGGAGATGATAGGGCAGATGAGGAGGGAGATGGCACCGACGTCAACAGATCTTAACAAATCAGACTTGCTATCTAAATTCATGGGATCCATTGAAGATGATAAGTACTTGAGAGACATAGTCATTAGCTTCctgagtatgaattggttgagaacaaCTTACTACCAGAAACACGGACATTACCAACGGGAAGATACCCACGAACTAAAAATAGTGGCAAATTTATATGATCGTGGTAATCACTTGCAACGTCTTCTATTTCCGTGGccaaattttgtgaaaatttttgacgattttatttgtttatggcTAACTTGAGATGAGTTCTCTCAATGACCACGGACTCATTGATCATTGTGGTAAAATCGAACGATTTTCACTTCTAAATTCCGTgcttaatttgattttttcctcTATTCCTCTCaatatttttatgcaatttatACTTTTTCCAAATTTAATACCTAACCTAAGATAAATTCGATTTATCGGGTGTAGACTTTTCCAATTCTTCAATTGTTGGTTTCTTCTCCCTCCTTTTGAGTGCTGCCAATTAAAGTATGCTAATGGTTTGATTTTAGATGTTGTTGATGATGTGCAATTTTCTCACTTCGTATGATTCTTAAATTCGGccatatttttaaatcatgtaatttttttatatgcgctaatttgattaatttctccttttttatttaaaaatagttttttaatgTGATTGTGTTATTCATTACTTGTATAAAAATCAGATTGTAATGTAACAAAAGACTAAATTATATACATACAAtttcaatatttatattttttagttgttaCATATTTTTGTGCGTGTTCTTTTTGGTCAAATACAGTTTCGGCACCCAATTTTATCGTATGCATTAGTTTAGAAACTTTGGTGATGAAATAAAATGATTCAATTTaaaatgaatgttaaaattataaaaagaatacCAAAAAGGtacaaaaaaagtatatatttatctttgataaaacaGTTCTAAGTAATTTTAGAAAGTAAAAAATACTAACTATGATTGATtgaaataataactaatttaattactcattatttaattactcACTATTAATTTATGGCAACATTAATAAATAgaattctaacttttaaaattcataacattAGTTTTATacctatattttattaatttaatttaaaaaataaattaaaattaattttatggaagtttattttttaactatgtacaaaagtttttttttcaatttaaagaTATCAAATTCTTAAGTTTTAagtttatctattttaattttgattgatgccattttttttaaattcatcgagtaaaaattttaaattctaattaatatataaaatttttgaaatatagtttaaaattataaattttacaatttgatattttttattaaaattaaattttattctaaattaaaaagttaaaattacttcactaaacaaaattcaaattaacatctacaataaaataaatgaaattttaaGCGACAATGTTAAGCGCAACTTTTTTTTAACAGCCTACTCATTTGGTCTTAACAATAACATCCTCCCACTATTTCCCAAATCCCTGTTTGTTAGCTCCTGCAATTGATTCAAGTTTGATAACATACAGCCAATCTATTTcgttaataacatttttttcaatttctctaTATCGTAATTTCTTAGCTCCTGCACTCAGATTAAGCCAGCTAACCTTTAGAGTAAATCCATTTAGCTCAATCACACTGGACATTTTGTAAAAGGGCAGGGGACCATGATTTGCAGTTTGAGTCGCCAAAGAAGCAAGTAAAATCGGTTGAATCGGATTCTATTGGTAAACCCAAATCGCGAAGAAGATTTTCATGGCATCATTTTgtcttttatatttcttttagtcaacaataaaagttaattttagacattttttattattccaatGTGCATTCTTTCTTTTGCTATTGGTTGTAGATAGATTCTAAATTACCAATTAGCATTTTGAAAGATGTTATGCAACTGACAACCGAAGGCCGCAAAGTAGCTGCAAATTACATCCGAGAAGTAAATAttgtactttaattttttttatcattttcgaAGGAGTCAAATCATTGCCTATTAATTTTTTAGCTTAATTCTTGATTTCTATTTTACTTAGCATATTTTATTGGAGTACACAAAGCAATTGGAGTGTCGACGGGGTGTATAATTCACTGGTGTATAATTTAGTGGCGAAAGTTATGTGTATTTTTTGCTATTTACTTGGAAATATTGTTTGTGTAACCAGAAATGAAGAGCTTGATAAATTCATCATTTTGGTACTTTCAAGATTTCAGTTTTCTGTATCATTTTAGCAAAgtttgatatttttttgtaatagttttatttggatatttttttaacattaaatccATTAATCTAGGATATTTGCTTTTCAATACTaagtatttgttaattttatatttttatactatggATAATACGTATAGGAatgtgattaatttttttaatattatatgatgtaattttatattaaagagcatttttattatgatattttttttaatttaacttttatCATTAGCTACGGAAAAAAGTGTGGCAAAAAAGTCCGGTCTGGTCAATTTTGTCACGGTAAAGTGTGGCAtgcatctttttattttgccaCAAAAAAGAGTGTGTCTAAATGTGCTAAAATTGTGACTAACAAAATGTCTCCATGGATGTTAACTGTGGCTATTGGAGTAAAAAACATGGCTAATTAAAAATGCGTCGCCTTCTTTAGCCACGGATGTTCATTTGTTGCAAAAACATAATTGTCACAGTTTTTTTGGTGTTTAGCCACAGATTTTTTCGTGGCTAAACCCCTTATTTTTGGTAGTGAGTTgagaatttttcttcttgtgaacATTGAAGTTGCAGAGTGTGCATTGTGTAGCTTGAAGTTACAGTGTTAAACTGTTAGTGTTATGCGAAATAGGATGGAAATTGGAGGAGAATAGTATTGTTTCCAAACAGAGGAGGTTAGGGACCATTTTGTCCCTTGTTAGAGTTGTCCGGAACTATTTGTCCTCTATTAGAATTAACGGAGAGGTTAGGGACCATTTTTTCCCTTGTTAGAGTTGTCCGGAACTATTTGTCCTCTGTTAGAATTAACGGAGCAAAGGACTGACGGAGTTTGTTAGGaaccaatcgagtaattaattttaattgaagaCTAAAGTGTCTGGTCCGAAATTCTTTGAAAACTAAAATGGATAAATActctagtatttttttaaattttttgtgggGACAAATGTCTCCTTTTCTTCCTATCTTGGTCTATTTTTtgtatgtaaaattattttatactgatagtatatgaaaattaatttttttaaatagaataaaaatatatgaaaaaataaaaaaaactgtaCGATAAAAAAATCGAAAGTGTGTGTGACCAACAAGTAAAAAATTGCCAGAAACTTGTATTTAggaaaatttactaaaaaataaaaaaaattatacattgtGATTTGTGAAAACAACATATTAGAAAATAGAGAGTATAAAAAAGATTAAGCTCCTAATGCATATAATGTAATTCTAAATCAATCTACTAATTAAACTTGGAGCTTCGACCGATTAAATCATTCAATTAATTTGAGCATGCATTTTAAACACATTTCTTTGTAGATTAGCACGAAGCAATTTTTTGAAGACACATGCCagcttttctttctcttttttactttcttttcatgTAAATATCATCAACATTAGCTATCAGATATATCATTCATAAAGGGAGAGATTTCACAACCTCTTCTTTAGTTCATGCATCATTTGCTTAATTCACTAGGTACTTGCTTTATAGATGATTCTTTTTgtagaattaaaaaatttttgaaaaaactcTCATTGCATATCTTTAGAAAATTAACATGAAtcgaaattaaattaatttaatcaaagaTTGGTAGTGGGTAAACCATGACAATTACaattattttagatattagatattaaattggatatatcataaaaatcaacTCCTTATAATTtgtctatttattatatatgccATAAGAAGAATCTCTAtcttaataattcaaaaaactTTAAGACATAAGAacgtataatatttttaatatagagaAAGCAATTACAAAATGTATAGAATATGTACATATGCTTATCAGTTATCATAATATTTTTACATGTttgatttcttaatttttttgttaatttttttctttttttttcattgatttgatttgtttaTTATATGCTTAAATTACAACCGACGGTAAGGTGAACTGAATCAATGTTATGAGTATAGTTTACTTAAAAGTCCATCACTTATTAAGTAGATCCACctgtttagattttatttatagGTGTTGTGATGCATGCACCTAATTATTACAATCATTAATGGGACAacttattccttttctttttagtttcttttttttttagtatagAAATGAATAAACAGGCATAAAGAATATGAACATATTATCAGTTATTACTGTGGAATAATTTCCTTCTTTGGTCTCATCCAATTTTTACTCGCAActtatgtttttatgtttttttcatTGGATTTTGGTGTTAAACCAAggtatttattaatatatcatGTCATTTACagtttgtttttattgtttatggCAGCCagttttgaaatcaagtttGACATTTAGGAGCTGAAAATAAGTGCTTCATATCAAGGTATTTTCGTGTTTATAACATGACACCATAgtgttatataaaattttattttcaatttttttttatatttcgaTAAATGAATTGTTAAAATGTAACAACATATGTGACTTTCTAGTTACTTTCTTTATTGATATCTCCACCCTAAACCTTATATTTTCATAGATGGATAATGAAAATATCGAAGATGCAAATCTCGAAGATAGAACAAATGTCATATATGATTCAGAATTTCAAGTAGGTCAAATCACTTCTACTGACCTATATCATCCTGATCCAATACAAATACCAACTCGTGTCAGGGAAGAGTTAGAAAATAGACAACATATCTGTGTCACATCTCTTTCTTGTGTTGCAGTGCATCAGTTGTATCTTTTGGAATTAATATCACAACATAGGCCTAGGCAAATTAATGACGACAACTTAGAAAGAGAACTTAGGCGTACTCAATTAATAACACAGTTACTGGAATCTGAAAAGTGTCGAGATGTCATACGTATGGGCCTTGAAGCATTTAGGCAGTTGTGTCAGAAATTAAGAGGAACTGGTAGAGTAAAAGATTCAACTCGTTCTACGGTTGAAGAGCAAGTCGCTAAATTCTTACATATTATAGGGCATAATGTGAAAACTAGAACCATGTCTTTCTTCTTCCACCGGTCAGGAGAGACAATTAATCGTCACTTTCACAATGTCTTACATGCTATTCTATCATTAGAGGGAGACTTCTTCAGGCAACCATCTGGTGAGGAAGTTCCTTATGAAATACTTAATAATAGTCGATTCTATCCGTTTTTTAAGGTACTAACTCTTTTGATTTACTTACTCACatttatataattgtcaatgaaataattataatacTGTTATGTTAATAAGTCAATATACTTTCCCAAAAAAGGATTGCATTGGAGCCATAGATGGAACTCATAGTCGTGTGAAGGTACCAAGGGTGGACGCCCCTCGTTTTCGCAAACGAAAAGATCACCCAACACAAAATGTTTTAGCGGCCTGTGGTTTTGATATGAAATTCACTTATGTCTTGTCCGGTTGGGAAGGAACTGCCTCTGACTCAAGAATATTGAAAGATGCTTTAAGTAGGGAATATCCACTTCGAATTCCCGAAGGTCTGTGCTTATATAATTTACGAAATCAGCTATATAAAGTTAAATTTATAATCATAGTGtgttatactttaatttttgtatgCAACTGTTGTAGGAAAATTTTATCTAGGCGATGCTGGATTCATGCTGAAGCCTGGGATACTTACACCATATAGAAGTGTTTGGTATCACCTGAAAGAGTATTCACTACGTGAGCCACAAAATCCTAAAGAACTATTCAACCACCGACATTCTTCATTAAGAAATGTCATTGAAAGAAGTTTTGGAGTTCTATAGAAAAGATTCCCAATTATAGCTGGCGACACTGAACCATATTATTCATTTGAAACTATGAGAGATATTTTTTTGGCATGTTGTATACTGCATAACTTTTTGATGGGTGTTGATGTTGATCAATCTATAATTGATGAGGTTGATAGAGAATTGCTACAAGAACGCAATATAGATAGATCACAACCAATTCAACAACGTGATGAGGAATATAGGCATGCAGCATTATTACAAGATAACATTGCGGTTGAAATGTGGAATGTGTATCAAACAATATGAGTGATTAtacatttaatatatttgaatatgtatatatatgtgtagtTTATTGTCAAAGTTGTTTATTggattttttaagaaaatgttACAGGTTAAATAATGccaaataaaggaaataaaacaGAAGCAACTCAACCTTCTAAAGACAACTTAAGATGGTCTGATGAGATGGATGAAGCTCTGTTAAATGTGTTAGCAGAAGAAGCATTGAAAGGTAATAGACACGATGGCTCGTGGACAACTGAAGCATATGCCAATGTTGTGAAGACTTTGAGTATAGCTATAGGTCCACACATAACGAAGAACTACATCAAGAATAGAATGAAGACACTGAAAGATCATTTTGCTGAAGCGTATGACTTATTTCATCACTTAAGTGGATTTGCATGGAATCCTGTAACTAGAAAGTTTGAAGCTGAAGAAGAAGTGTGGCAAGACTTTATTAAGGTatcttatacttttttattacttatATCAGTGATGAAGTgagtcacaaaataattttaactttttttatgtaGGAGAAACCTCAAGCAGAAAAATGGAGAAAAATGCAAATTAAGCATTATGATATTTTGAAGGAGTTGTTCGGAGCTGATAGAGCTACTGGTAAAGGGGCTGCTACTTCACGAGAAAGGATTCAACAACTTGATAGAGATCCCATTGACTTGAATGACTCTTTTGAAAATGTTGGATTTTCTGACATAGATGTGAATACGGGACATGATATCCCAACATTTTCTGTTACTTTAGATTCACCAGGTGCTCCTCATGGTCAGCCAAATCAAGTAGGAGGGAATTCAACTTCGAGAGGTACAAAGCGTGAGTCTCCTATGAATGATTTTTTGGAGGCACAGTATGAGAAAGTTGCTTTGGGAATTACTACCATGGCCGATGCTGTAAAAGAGGGTAGTTATCTGTCTAGCAAGCTACATGACGTGGCTCAGAGGCAGGTTGAATCAGCTGAGAGACAAGCTTCTGTAGCTGAGAGGCAAGTTTCAATCGCCGAAAAACAAATCTCATTAATTGAAAGACAAGTCGCGATTGCTGAAAAAGGATTAGCTATTATGCAACAAAGTAGGCCTCAAATTTACAGTGAATCAGATGTATGGGATATGTTGACTGAATTGGGTCTAGTAGGTTCATTTCGGATGCAATGTTATCAGTTTTTATGTGAAAATGAGCAAAAAAAACGCCAAGTTTTTGGGATCCCACCTGAAATGCGACTGGATGCACTTTTTCATTTCATGACTGCTGCTGGTGTTCGCTTAGGAGATATGGTACTTCCAGAAAACATTCACCATTACaggtaaaatttttatatgcGCTTAATCTCTGGTTAATTTGAGGTTATTGCGTTTAACAATTGATTATGTGTTTTTTATTGTCGTAAAGTATGACTATATCTTCATATATTTGAACAAGAgatcattttctgttttatttatattaacacATGGTTGGAAATCAGTTTTTGCTGATACTTTGAGATTGATTGGTTGTTTGAATAGAAAGATATCAATAAAACAAATTATCATAATCAACTCTGATCTTTGTGTTAATTTGTCTTTGTTGTATATGCTCGTGCAGGAATCCTAAAACTTGAAAATGTTTGGGACCAATGAGTACAGAGGACAACTAGAAATTCATCATGTGTTAATATCTTTAACTcgaaaaaactttatttttttgaagTAGATGGGTACAGATGACTCAAGCTATGTACAATTGATTTTTTGGATGTAGACCTATGCTGATTACTCTGACCATGAAGAATGAACCTTTTGAAAAGTGTTGTGTGGTGATAAAATGGTACTATTTTAGAGTCCTGATCGTTGTTACGTTTTTTACGTTTTGTTATATGTTTATAGAAATTGTATATGGTTTTTTGTCACACGTAGTAAGAAAGAAATGCTAGTcacttttgataatattt harbors:
- the LOC110276970 gene encoding uncharacterized protein LOC110276970; its protein translation is MDNENIEDANLEDRTNVIYDSEFQVGQITSTDLYHPDPIQIPTRVREELENRQHICVTSLSCVAVHQLYLLELISQHRPRQINDDNLERELRRTQLITQLLESEKCRDVIRMGLEAFRQLCQKLRGTGRVKDSTRSTVEEQVAKFLHIIGHNVKTRTMSFFFHRSGETINRHFHNVLHAILSLEGDFFRQPSGEEVPYEILNNSRFYPFFKDCIGAIDGTHSRVKVPRVDAPRFRKRKDHPTQNVLAACGFDMKFTYVLSGWEGTASDSRILKDALSREYPLRIPEGKFYLGDAGFMLKPGILTPYRSKRFPIIAGDTEPYYSFETMRDIFLACCILHNFLMGVDVDQSIIDEVDRELLQERNIDRSQPIQQRDEEYRHAALLQDNIAVEMWNVYQTI